The proteins below come from a single Novosphingobium aromaticivorans DSM 12444 genomic window:
- a CDS encoding efflux RND transporter periplasmic adaptor subunit: MASLNANIVAFPTLRSLGIPRVTRALGWMIGIALPLIAALLLLVPWVQTAPGRGEVIALDPQDRVQQVTALVPGRVERWYVVDGQQVHKGDPIARIIDNDPDLLTRLAAERAQVLAQIAAAEQAMAVARIDVGRSGQLLADGLAARRDYENAQIKVAEHGAKLAEARAKLSKVDIALGRQSAQVVRAPRDGRIQSLNTAAGATLVSAGDWLATLAPDRAERVAELMVDGRDVALVRKGQPVRLHFEGWPAIQFSGWPSVAQGMFDGRVRAIDPSAQPNGLFRVLVEPMPGKPAWPDDNFVRLGSKVRGWVQMETVTIGYELWRQLNDFPLEFPAPVDAGPRKGAAKGLADKDAAKAKEGAKSGYEDGEESK, encoded by the coding sequence ATGGCAAGCCTCAATGCCAATATCGTTGCCTTCCCCACCCTCCGTTCGCTGGGCATCCCCCGTGTCACGCGCGCGCTCGGCTGGATGATCGGCATCGCCCTGCCACTGATCGCCGCGCTGCTGCTGCTTGTGCCCTGGGTCCAGACCGCTCCCGGACGGGGCGAGGTCATCGCACTTGATCCGCAGGACCGCGTGCAACAGGTCACCGCGCTCGTGCCCGGCCGGGTCGAACGCTGGTACGTCGTCGACGGGCAGCAGGTCCACAAGGGCGATCCCATCGCCCGGATCATCGACAACGACCCCGATCTCCTCACCCGTCTCGCGGCAGAGCGCGCGCAGGTGCTTGCGCAGATCGCCGCCGCCGAACAGGCAATGGCGGTTGCCCGGATCGACGTCGGCCGTTCAGGCCAGCTCCTTGCCGATGGCCTTGCCGCCCGTCGAGACTACGAAAATGCACAGATCAAGGTCGCCGAACATGGCGCGAAACTTGCCGAAGCCCGCGCCAAGCTCAGCAAGGTCGACATCGCTCTCGGTCGCCAGTCGGCGCAGGTCGTCCGCGCCCCGCGCGACGGGCGGATCCAGTCGCTCAACACCGCGGCCGGCGCCACGCTTGTCAGCGCGGGCGACTGGCTGGCAACGCTTGCGCCGGACCGGGCGGAGCGCGTGGCCGAACTCATGGTCGATGGCCGCGACGTCGCCCTGGTACGCAAGGGACAGCCCGTGCGCCTGCATTTCGAAGGCTGGCCCGCCATCCAGTTCAGCGGCTGGCCTTCGGTCGCCCAGGGCATGTTCGATGGGCGCGTCCGCGCGATCGATCCGTCGGCACAGCCCAACGGCCTGTTCCGCGTGCTGGTCGAACCCATGCCCGGCAAGCCGGCCTGGCCCGACGACAACTTTGTCCGCCTCGGCTCGAAAGTGCGGGGCTGGGTCCAGATGGAAACCGTCACCATCGGCTACGAACTGTGGCGCCAGCTCAACGACTTCCCGCTCGAATTTCCCGCGCCGGTCGATGCCGGACCGCGCAAGGGCGCGGCCAAGGGTCTGGCCGACAAGGACGCCGCAAAGGCCAAGGAAGGCGCGAAGTCGGGATATGAGGACGGGGAGGAAAGCAAGTGA
- a CDS encoding phosphomannomutase, translating to MNELTQSEGFTVSDLMARSRVPFGTSGVRGLASAMTDVLCHAYATAFLQYLRQIGEFAPGDPVAIAGDLRESTPRILAACATAVRDCGGEVINCGRTPTPALAFRAIGRGMASIMVTGSHIPADRNGIKFYRPHGEVLKSDEAGIVSQVVKAGDDRFGADGGLLDPAPLPEVVDVSQDYIDRYVRHFGAGALEGLTIGVYQHSAVGRDVLVRAVEALGGVAVPFGRSEQFLPVDTEAIRQEDIELAAQWARSNKVDAIISTDGDSDRPLVADASGTWLRGDIVGLLCARAVGADIVVTPVSSNTVLELSGAAPRVARTRIGSPYVIAAMMDAATADPSARVCGYEANGGFLLGTDVGEGEGRLTALPTRDALLPIIAVVRAARQRPLADILAELPPRFTFSDRVAEFPQAHSAALIAFLSTGPEDAQLARIARCFGEIAGLPIGIDTTDGYRMTFADGSIIHFRPSGNAPELRCYTEAETEAKARDLNARALKHVLEDVVPEAVKAQQDG from the coding sequence ATGAACGAGTTGACCCAATCCGAAGGCTTTACCGTGTCGGATCTGATGGCGCGCAGCAGGGTACCTTTCGGCACGAGCGGCGTTCGCGGGCTGGCGAGCGCGATGACCGATGTACTGTGCCACGCCTATGCAACGGCATTCCTCCAGTACCTGCGGCAGATCGGCGAATTTGCCCCCGGCGATCCGGTGGCGATTGCGGGAGACCTGCGCGAAAGCACCCCGCGCATCCTTGCGGCCTGCGCAACGGCGGTGCGCGATTGTGGCGGTGAAGTGATCAACTGCGGGCGCACGCCGACGCCGGCGCTTGCCTTCCGCGCGATAGGACGCGGCATGGCGTCGATCATGGTCACCGGAAGCCACATCCCGGCGGATCGTAATGGCATCAAGTTCTACCGTCCGCACGGCGAAGTGCTGAAGAGCGACGAAGCGGGGATCGTCTCGCAGGTGGTCAAGGCAGGCGATGACCGGTTCGGGGCAGACGGAGGGTTGCTCGATCCCGCGCCACTGCCCGAGGTGGTCGACGTCTCACAGGACTACATCGACCGCTACGTGCGGCATTTCGGCGCAGGAGCGCTGGAGGGCCTGACGATCGGGGTCTACCAGCATTCGGCTGTCGGCCGCGACGTGCTGGTCCGCGCGGTGGAGGCGCTGGGCGGGGTCGCGGTGCCGTTCGGCCGCTCCGAACAGTTCTTGCCGGTCGATACAGAGGCCATCCGGCAGGAAGACATCGAACTGGCGGCGCAATGGGCGCGTTCGAACAAGGTCGACGCGATCATTTCGACCGATGGCGATTCCGACAGGCCCCTGGTCGCGGATGCTTCGGGCACGTGGCTGCGGGGCGACATCGTCGGCCTGCTCTGTGCGCGGGCGGTGGGCGCCGACATCGTGGTCACGCCGGTCAGCAGCAACACGGTACTGGAACTGAGCGGCGCCGCGCCGCGCGTGGCGCGCACGCGGATCGGTTCGCCCTATGTGATCGCCGCGATGATGGATGCGGCGACGGCCGATCCTTCGGCGCGAGTCTGCGGCTACGAGGCCAATGGCGGGTTCCTGCTGGGCACCGATGTGGGCGAGGGCGAAGGGCGGCTTACGGCGTTGCCGACGCGCGATGCGCTGCTGCCAATCATCGCGGTCGTCAGGGCAGCGCGCCAGCGGCCGCTGGCGGATATCCTTGCGGAACTTCCCCCGCGCTTCACCTTCAGCGACCGCGTGGCCGAATTCCCGCAGGCGCACAGCGCCGCGTTGATCGCATTCCTTTCGACCGGTCCGGAGGACGCGCAACTGGCGCGGATCGCGCGGTGTTTTGGCGAGATCGCCGGTCTGCCGATCGGGATCGACACGACCGATGGCTATCGCATGACCTTTGCCGACGGGTCGATCATCCACTTCCGTCCATCGGGCAATGCGCCCGAACTGCGCTGCTATACCGAGGCCGAGACCGAGGCGAAGGCGCGCGACCTCAACGCCCGGGCTTTGAAGCATGTCCTTGAGGACGTGGTGCCCGAGGCGGTCAAAGCGCAACAGGACGGTTGA
- a CDS encoding TolC family protein, whose translation MRGILAALLALLGASLQPARAADLTLQEVLDSSALHAPQILEAMARQRQADARALTAEGQFDLVFDADAQARPLGYYDGSLADLRATRPLQTNGGNLYAGYRLSTGAFPTYEGKSITNELGEVRVGAIFSLLRDRLIDERRGRRELAESDVEIAALDREMVAIGVQRRAVEAYQQWVAAGLRVRAFRELYELAEQRQSSIERQIELGARPAILGVENRQNIVRRNALLVRAEQDLQLQANALSLFLRDPLGRPLVPAADRLPTRMPETLVPRLVDTANAIAGRPDLRALLARIEQNGIRTRMAENELRPRLDLRVEASKDIGRGSPVREPVEGMFGLRFSVPLEQRAAKGRIAEVAAEQDALSLRLRLLEEQVGVEIANLRTQMDGAGRLAALATDEAALARRMAEAERRRFSLGASDFLVVNLREEALADATVREIDAHYRHAAATAELVAAQADREQLRL comes from the coding sequence ATGCGCGGCATTCTCGCCGCATTGCTGGCACTGCTTGGAGCAAGCCTGCAACCGGCGCGCGCGGCGGACCTGACATTGCAGGAAGTGCTGGATTCCTCGGCGCTCCACGCACCGCAGATACTTGAAGCCATGGCGCGGCAGCGGCAGGCCGATGCGCGCGCCCTGACCGCCGAAGGGCAATTCGACCTCGTCTTCGATGCCGATGCCCAGGCGCGGCCTCTGGGGTACTATGACGGCTCCCTCGCGGACCTGCGCGCCACAAGACCGCTCCAGACAAATGGCGGCAACCTCTATGCGGGGTATCGGCTGTCCACCGGCGCCTTCCCCACCTACGAAGGCAAGTCGATCACCAATGAACTGGGCGAAGTTCGCGTTGGCGCGATCTTCTCGCTCCTGCGCGACCGGCTGATCGATGAACGTCGGGGGCGGCGGGAGCTGGCCGAGAGCGATGTCGAGATCGCGGCGCTCGACCGCGAGATGGTGGCCATCGGCGTCCAGCGCCGCGCGGTCGAGGCCTATCAGCAATGGGTCGCGGCGGGTCTTCGCGTCCGCGCCTTCCGCGAACTCTATGAACTGGCCGAACAGCGCCAGTCGTCCATCGAACGCCAGATCGAACTCGGTGCACGTCCCGCCATTCTCGGCGTCGAGAACCGCCAGAACATCGTGCGCCGCAATGCCCTGCTGGTTCGCGCCGAACAGGACCTGCAGCTCCAGGCCAACGCACTGTCGCTGTTCCTGCGCGATCCGCTTGGCCGCCCGCTTGTCCCCGCAGCCGATCGACTGCCCACCCGAATGCCTGAAACCCTGGTCCCACGTCTGGTCGATACCGCCAATGCCATCGCAGGGCGCCCGGACCTGCGCGCCCTGCTTGCGCGGATCGAGCAGAACGGCATTCGCACGCGCATGGCGGAGAACGAGTTGCGCCCAAGGCTGGACCTGAGAGTCGAGGCATCGAAGGACATCGGCCGGGGCTCGCCGGTCCGCGAACCGGTCGAAGGCATGTTCGGCCTACGCTTCTCGGTGCCGCTGGAACAGCGTGCGGCGAAGGGCCGGATCGCCGAGGTCGCGGCGGAACAGGATGCCCTGTCGCTGCGCCTGCGATTGCTCGAGGAGCAGGTCGGCGTGGAGATCGCGAACTTGCGCACGCAGATGGACGGCGCCGGTCGGCTTGCCGCGCTGGCCACCGACGAGGCCGCGCTTGCGCGCCGCATGGCAGAGGCGGAACGGCGTAGGTTTTCCTTGGGCGCCAGCGACTTCCTGGTGGTCAACTTGCGCGAGGAAGCGCTTGCCGATGCGACCGTGCGCGAAATCGACGCGCATTACCGCCATGCCGCCGCCACGGCCGAACTCGTCGCAGCGCAAGCCGATCGCGAGCAGCTCCGCCTTTGA
- a CDS encoding ABC transporter transmembrane domain-containing protein, which yields MSNMQNDARNAGNAGSSPSFRELALWWSRVLGPDAGFIRLALLYGAAISLLSLATPISVQLLINSVANTALPAPLFTLAAILFVLLLLSGVLAAFRVHMLAMFERRFFARLVAEITLRAVHAQNPFFVDARRGDLFNRFFDMGIVQKSLTSLLIGGFTIVLQSLVGLVVTSFYHPFFLGFNLVLVFAVVVIWRVWANASLTSAVTKSHAKHAAAHWLGSVGSSNGIYKSSRHMHFAIDRSEELTARYVSSHRRHFRYTFGQTLAFLFLYALASAGLLALGGWLILQGELSIGQLVAAELILSGVFYGIAQLGSYLETFYDLAASLEELHLFWEVPQESAPDATAPSPPDGAIRLRGVRHQGHLFDFAVESGAQVGVLAAPGVERSLVALLKRLEVPENGFVSVGGADLGALDMYRLRSDVIVLDRPAIVEMTVREYLSLSAPGRPEAMIEALELVGLAGRVGGLPGGLDARLSNSGWPLSVGETMALKLAGAVLARPRVLMLSPLYDMLPPGRLDRVLAALRPHGTTVLQFTERPEGLTRDTWLWIGQKSQHRAPDLAAVLPFASAEDAAIAMEG from the coding sequence ATGTCCAACATGCAGAATGATGCCCGGAATGCCGGAAATGCGGGATCCTCGCCGAGTTTCCGCGAACTGGCGCTGTGGTGGTCGCGCGTCCTCGGGCCAGACGCGGGCTTCATACGTCTCGCTCTGCTCTATGGCGCGGCGATCTCGCTGCTTTCGCTGGCAACGCCGATTTCTGTCCAGCTCCTGATCAATTCGGTTGCCAACACTGCCCTGCCCGCCCCGCTGTTCACGCTCGCGGCGATCCTGTTCGTGCTTCTGCTGCTGTCAGGCGTCCTCGCTGCCTTCCGCGTCCACATGCTTGCCATGTTCGAGCGTCGCTTCTTCGCGCGGCTCGTAGCGGAGATTACCTTGCGCGCCGTCCATGCGCAGAACCCGTTCTTCGTCGATGCGCGGCGCGGCGACCTGTTCAACCGGTTCTTCGACATGGGCATCGTCCAGAAATCGCTGACGAGCCTGCTCATCGGCGGCTTCACCATCGTCCTGCAAAGCCTGGTCGGGCTGGTCGTGACCAGCTTCTATCACCCCTTCTTCCTTGGCTTTAATCTGGTTCTGGTGTTCGCCGTTGTCGTCATCTGGCGGGTCTGGGCCAATGCCTCGCTCACCAGCGCGGTGACCAAGAGTCACGCCAAGCACGCCGCCGCGCATTGGCTCGGCAGCGTCGGCAGCTCGAACGGCATATACAAGTCGAGCCGCCACATGCACTTCGCCATCGACCGATCGGAGGAGCTGACGGCCCGCTACGTCTCGTCGCACCGCCGCCATTTCCGCTACACCTTCGGGCAGACCCTCGCGTTCCTGTTCCTCTATGCGCTAGCCAGCGCGGGCCTGCTTGCGCTCGGCGGATGGCTGATTCTTCAGGGCGAACTTTCCATCGGCCAGCTCGTCGCGGCCGAGCTGATCCTGTCCGGCGTGTTCTACGGCATCGCCCAGCTCGGCTCCTATCTCGAAACCTTCTACGACCTCGCTGCCAGCCTCGAGGAATTGCACCTGTTCTGGGAAGTTCCGCAGGAATCCGCGCCCGATGCCACCGCCCCCAGCCCTCCCGACGGCGCGATCCGCCTGCGCGGCGTGCGCCACCAGGGCCATCTGTTCGATTTCGCCGTGGAAAGCGGCGCCCAGGTCGGAGTCCTTGCCGCACCGGGGGTGGAACGCAGCCTCGTCGCCCTGCTCAAGCGCCTGGAAGTGCCCGAAAACGGCTTCGTCTCGGTCGGCGGGGCCGATCTTGGCGCCCTCGACATGTACCGCCTCCGCTCGGACGTGATCGTGCTCGACCGGCCTGCCATCGTCGAGATGACGGTTCGCGAGTATCTCTCACTCAGCGCTCCGGGTCGGCCGGAAGCCATGATCGAAGCACTTGAACTCGTCGGCCTTGCCGGCCGCGTCGGCGGTCTACCCGGTGGCCTCGACGCGCGCCTGTCGAACTCGGGCTGGCCGCTGTCCGTAGGGGAAACCATGGCCCTCAAGCTGGCCGGTGCCGTGCTTGCCCGCCCGCGCGTTCTCATGCTCTCGCCGCTTTACGACATGCTGCCTCCGGGCCGACTGGATCGGGTCCTGGCCGCGCTGCGCCCGCATGGCACCACCGTCCTCCAGTTCACGGAGAGGCCCGAAGGACTCACCCGGGACACATGGTTGTGGATCGGCCAGAAGTCGCAGCATCGCGCGCCCGACCTTGCCGCCGTCCTCCCCTTCGCCAGCGCGGAAGACGCCGCCATCGCAATGGAGGGCTGA
- the folD gene encoding bifunctional methylenetetrahydrofolate dehydrogenase/methenyltetrahydrofolate cyclohydrolase FolD, with amino-acid sequence MAEIIDGKALATQVLARTAEDVAQMIAAGAGAPGLAVILVGNDPASEVYVGRKIAQCRKAGIRSIEHRLPADTPQEQVLALIDALNADEEVHGILVQLPLPRHIDAALVLDRIDPGKDVDGFHPVNVGRLSTGTGGLVPCTPLGVMMLLDSVIDDYRGLKVVVIGKSNIVGKPVSMLLLEREATVTVTHIETRDLPDVARKADIIVAAAGAPHLVRGYWVKPGAVVIDVGISRVTDHDGVTRIVGDCATHELDHAKAVTPVPGGVGPMTIACLLSNTVLAAKMRAMKG; translated from the coding sequence ATGGCGGAAATAATCGACGGCAAGGCGCTTGCGACACAGGTTCTTGCGCGCACGGCCGAGGACGTGGCGCAGATGATCGCGGCGGGCGCCGGCGCGCCGGGACTGGCGGTAATCCTTGTCGGCAACGACCCGGCAAGCGAGGTCTATGTTGGTCGCAAGATCGCGCAGTGCCGCAAGGCGGGCATCCGCTCGATCGAACATCGACTGCCGGCCGATACCCCGCAGGAACAGGTACTGGCGCTGATCGACGCGCTCAACGCCGATGAAGAGGTGCACGGGATACTGGTGCAGTTGCCGCTGCCGCGGCACATCGACGCGGCGCTGGTCCTCGACCGGATCGATCCGGGCAAGGACGTCGACGGGTTCCATCCGGTCAACGTCGGGCGCCTTTCGACAGGGACGGGCGGGCTGGTGCCCTGCACGCCGCTGGGCGTGATGATGCTGCTCGACAGCGTGATCGACGACTATCGCGGGCTGAAGGTGGTGGTGATCGGCAAGTCCAACATCGTCGGCAAGCCGGTCTCGATGCTATTGCTGGAGCGCGAGGCGACGGTCACCGTCACGCATATCGAAACGCGCGACCTGCCCGACGTGGCTCGCAAGGCGGACATCATCGTCGCGGCGGCGGGCGCGCCCCATCTCGTGCGCGGATACTGGGTGAAGCCCGGCGCGGTGGTGATCGATGTGGGCATCAGCCGCGTGACAGACCACGACGGCGTGACCCGCATCGTCGGGGACTGCGCGACGCACGAACTCGATCACGCAAAGGCAGTTACCCCGGTGCCGGGCGGGGTAGGGCCGATGACCATCGCCTGCCTGCTCAGCAACACGGTGCTGGCCGCGAAGATGCGCGCGATGAAGGGTTAG
- a CDS encoding TonB-dependent receptor: MSATQHRVRAHVALGAGLAALSSTVAVAQPPGETIEGAGEIVITAQKRPELAGEVPLSISVIDGETLQAARLSQADDIAALVPNLRFSATVGENTPIFALRGVSMSDFSLNQAGPVATYYDEVYKGNFAFLGVQLYDLARIEVLRGPQGTLYGKNTTGGAINYLAERPRFENGGYLKAGIGNFGRAEGQGALNLAISSTLAARIAFTAARADGWFRNRLAGSPNLSATREYGVRGSILWKPSDSAELVLRLSTSLQTPQNYGTYSVPGPGGTGAGVYEAYGRGMSYFRTGIGKREIEANFTPRRRARTWSAALTGTFRLSDNLSLVSVTGWDRGSLFVPEDTDGSPTRTLEIPYTDRGTQFGQELRLAYDGDGALSLILGLHHHREDLFNATDLNFWTDLDVDGNGRVDVDDCSANASLMACAISNRFDQRKRSWALFGDAHMKLGTRTGLRGGLRFTRDIGLQAGLTSQLRGVDGVLVATPILPLDRSFAGSNLSGKIGIDHKLADGTMFFASYSRGYRASGFNAQAFFDAAEAGVARPETIDALEAGAKTRLAGNALAVAVTGFHYIYRNQQFLSVDPADATQTLVNLDRSRIYGAEIELEARPTSEIAAQIGVGILHARATQGMIGGLDVSGHSLSNAPSLTLNAAVAATIWERGPARMALRGDASYTSSQFFEIVNIPRLRQPGYALLGASVDYARGPMILSIWGKNLGDKVYFTSSIDLSGFGFDYNHVGTPRTYGATARVSF, from the coding sequence ATGTCCGCGACACAACACCGCGTTCGCGCGCACGTTGCACTAGGTGCGGGACTTGCCGCACTTTCATCCACGGTCGCCGTGGCCCAGCCCCCCGGCGAAACGATTGAAGGCGCTGGTGAAATCGTCATCACCGCACAGAAACGGCCGGAACTCGCAGGCGAAGTGCCGCTGTCCATTTCGGTGATCGACGGCGAGACCTTGCAGGCTGCCCGGCTCAGTCAGGCCGACGATATCGCGGCATTGGTCCCCAATCTCCGTTTCAGCGCAACGGTCGGGGAAAACACGCCGATCTTCGCGCTGCGCGGAGTGTCCATGTCGGACTTCAGCCTCAACCAGGCCGGACCGGTCGCGACCTATTACGACGAGGTCTACAAGGGCAACTTCGCCTTCCTTGGGGTCCAGCTTTATGACCTTGCACGGATCGAGGTCCTGCGCGGACCGCAGGGCACGCTCTACGGCAAGAACACCACTGGCGGCGCGATCAACTACCTTGCCGAACGGCCACGGTTCGAGAACGGGGGGTACCTGAAAGCCGGCATCGGAAACTTCGGGAGAGCCGAAGGCCAGGGCGCGTTGAACCTCGCCATCTCGTCCACGCTGGCCGCGCGCATCGCCTTCACCGCCGCGCGCGCCGACGGTTGGTTCCGCAACCGGCTGGCGGGTAGCCCGAACCTTTCAGCCACCCGCGAGTACGGCGTGCGCGGCTCGATCCTGTGGAAGCCGTCGGATAGCGCCGAACTGGTCCTGCGCCTGTCGACGAGCCTCCAGACGCCGCAGAACTACGGCACCTATTCGGTACCGGGGCCCGGCGGCACAGGCGCGGGCGTCTATGAAGCATACGGTCGGGGCATGAGCTACTTTCGCACCGGCATCGGCAAGCGGGAAATCGAAGCGAACTTCACGCCGCGTCGCCGCGCCCGCACATGGTCGGCGGCATTGACCGGCACGTTCCGGCTGAGCGACAACCTGTCGCTCGTGTCCGTGACGGGATGGGACCGCGGCAGCCTCTTCGTGCCGGAGGACACGGATGGCAGCCCGACCCGGACCCTCGAAATTCCCTACACGGACCGCGGCACGCAGTTCGGGCAGGAACTCCGCCTTGCATACGACGGCGATGGAGCGCTGAGCCTGATCCTGGGCTTGCACCACCATCGCGAGGACCTGTTCAATGCGACCGACCTGAACTTCTGGACCGACCTCGACGTCGATGGCAACGGGCGGGTCGACGTTGATGACTGCTCCGCGAACGCCAGCCTTATGGCCTGTGCCATTTCCAACCGCTTCGACCAGCGCAAGCGGAGCTGGGCACTGTTCGGCGATGCGCACATGAAGCTCGGTACCAGGACGGGCCTGCGGGGCGGGCTGCGCTTCACCCGGGACATCGGGCTGCAGGCGGGGCTGACGTCGCAATTACGCGGCGTCGATGGCGTGCTTGTCGCAACGCCCATCCTCCCGCTCGACCGCAGCTTTGCGGGCAGCAACCTTTCCGGCAAGATCGGTATCGACCACAAGCTGGCCGATGGCACCATGTTCTTCGCCAGCTACAGCCGGGGCTACCGGGCAAGCGGGTTCAATGCGCAGGCTTTCTTCGATGCCGCCGAAGCCGGTGTGGCCCGACCCGAGACGATCGATGCGTTGGAAGCTGGCGCCAAGACGCGATTGGCCGGTAACGCGCTGGCGGTCGCGGTGACCGGCTTTCACTACATCTACCGCAACCAGCAGTTCCTTTCGGTCGACCCTGCCGATGCGACGCAGACACTCGTCAATCTCGACCGGTCGCGCATCTATGGGGCCGAGATAGAGCTGGAGGCTCGGCCCACGTCCGAGATTGCGGCTCAGATCGGCGTCGGCATCCTGCATGCGCGGGCAACGCAAGGCATGATCGGCGGCCTCGACGTGAGCGGCCACAGCCTTTCCAACGCGCCCTCGCTTACTCTCAACGCCGCAGTGGCTGCGACGATATGGGAACGCGGGCCGGCGCGCATGGCGCTGCGCGGGGACGCCAGCTACACGTCCTCGCAGTTCTTCGAGATCGTCAACATCCCCCGCCTGCGTCAGCCCGGATATGCGCTGCTTGGCGCAAGTGTCGATTACGCGCGCGGTCCGATGATCCTATCGATCTGGGGCAAGAACCTTGGCGACAAGGTCTATTTCACCTCGAGCATCGATCTTTCTGGATTCGGCTTCGATTACAATCACGTGGGGACACCCCGCACCTATGGAGCGACCGCCAGGGTCAGCTTCTAG
- a CDS encoding acyl-CoA dehydrogenase family protein: MAALDLPLDESRALLRDSILRLLADTPEPAWSDLAAKLGLAGLTVPESAGGFGGSIIDVALVMAELGPALAGADWLAHAAACRALALAAPAHPLLPRLASGEDRAALVIVDALPPAAPAHLIPGAAQADLLVLSDGRAVAACAAGSPGLERRERAMHDGTRTADLHFAGLRAQPVGALPQGFDLKSFLDAARCAEAVGIMQRLLEETALWLQERRQFGAPIATFQSLRHRLADMKMASMQAQALVEQAVIAADRGEAEADAALAAARIMVRDAARLVGEGAVQLHGAMGLTEELRLGARFKRLLAIAATLGSEADLIATFRAVA, translated from the coding sequence ATGGCAGCGCTCGATCTGCCGCTTGACGAAAGCCGCGCACTGCTGCGCGATTCCATCCTCCGGCTCCTTGCCGACACACCCGAGCCGGCCTGGTCCGATCTCGCCGCCAAGCTCGGCCTGGCGGGACTGACCGTCCCCGAAAGCGCAGGAGGATTCGGCGGAAGCATCATCGACGTGGCCTTGGTCATGGCGGAACTGGGGCCTGCGCTTGCCGGGGCGGACTGGCTGGCCCATGCCGCCGCCTGCCGCGCCCTGGCCCTCGCCGCCCCGGCGCATCCCCTCCTGCCTAGGCTGGCGAGCGGGGAGGACCGGGCGGCGCTGGTCATCGTCGATGCCCTGCCCCCGGCCGCCCCCGCCCATCTCATTCCCGGCGCCGCGCAAGCCGACCTGCTGGTGCTTTCCGACGGGCGTGCGGTGGCCGCCTGTGCGGCGGGTTCGCCGGGGCTGGAACGGCGGGAGCGAGCCATGCACGATGGCACGCGGACCGCCGACCTGCACTTTGCCGGACTACGCGCGCAGCCAGTCGGCGCCCTGCCCCAAGGCTTTGACCTGAAGTCCTTTCTCGACGCGGCGCGCTGTGCAGAAGCGGTCGGGATCATGCAGCGCCTGCTTGAAGAGACGGCGCTCTGGCTACAGGAGCGCCGCCAGTTCGGCGCGCCGATCGCCACTTTCCAGAGCCTGCGCCACCGCCTTGCGGACATGAAGATGGCCTCGATGCAGGCACAGGCGCTTGTCGAACAGGCCGTGATCGCGGCGGACCGGGGCGAGGCAGAGGCCGACGCCGCCCTTGCAGCCGCCCGCATCATGGTCCGCGATGCCGCGCGCCTTGTGGGCGAAGGAGCAGTCCAGCTTCACGGCGCCATGGGCCTGACGGAGGAATTGCGCCTTGGCGCACGGTTCAAGCGACTTCTCGCCATTGCCGCGACGCTGGGGAGCGAAGCGGACCTGATCGCCACCTTCCGCGCGGTTGCCTAG